In Bacteroidota bacterium, one DNA window encodes the following:
- a CDS encoding queuosine precursor transporter produces MLFNTRKDLVFIILAGIFITNAVVAELIGAKLIMLGPFVMSIGIIPWPIVFLTTDIINEYYGRSGVRKLSFITAGLIAYAFVILFFAMQVKAAPIEASVTDANFNAVFGQSMWIIVGSIVAFLTSQFVDVFVFWLLRDKTGGKMIWLRTTGSTIVSQLIDTFVVLGIAFWLPGKMTTAVFINTALTGYSVKLVIAIVLTPLIYLIHFWIDKYLGDKEAHQIIKQSAQESLHHKVIE; encoded by the coding sequence ATGCTATTCAATACCCGTAAAGATCTCGTTTTTATAATCCTCGCGGGTATTTTCATTACCAACGCTGTTGTCGCCGAATTAATCGGAGCTAAACTCATTATGCTGGGGCCATTTGTAATGAGCATAGGTATAATTCCCTGGCCCATTGTTTTTTTAACTACCGACATTATCAATGAATACTATGGCCGCAGTGGTGTGCGTAAATTGTCATTTATAACAGCCGGACTTATCGCTTATGCCTTTGTGATCCTGTTTTTTGCTATGCAGGTAAAAGCCGCTCCTATAGAAGCCTCTGTTACTGATGCTAATTTTAACGCTGTATTCGGACAAAGTATGTGGATAATAGTCGGAAGTATTGTCGCGTTCCTTACATCTCAGTTTGTTGATGTATTTGTATTCTGGCTTTTGCGCGACAAAACAGGAGGCAAAATGATATGGCTTCGGACAACAGGTTCAACCATTGTTTCGCAATTGATCGATACATTTGTGGTATTAGGTATCGCCTTTTGGCTGCCCGGTAAAATGACTACGGCTGTTTTTATAAATACAGCTTTAACGGGCTATTCTGTTAAGCTTGTAATAGCGATAGTTTTAACACCACTCATTTATTTGATACATTTCTGGATCGATAAATATTTGGGTGATAAAGAAGCGCATCAAATAATTAAGCAATCGGCACAGGAATCGTTGCATCATAAAGTTATAGAGTAA